A stretch of the Aegilops tauschii subsp. strangulata cultivar AL8/78 chromosome 4, Aet v6.0, whole genome shotgun sequence genome encodes the following:
- the LOC141021750 gene encoding uncharacterized protein, giving the protein MANIPIDPRPFVPQGFNIQQVPGRNGVARVVLPQRPRRHEDWAIATIHPLPADAPFPIVRDVLEDFILEHRQLGLRDIQRCPFGEAYVRLARVRDRDKLVLDSPHEFGDVFISFARHDEGRNHRRVHLNRVVWLLLTGVPFDFRTTEDLACAVSKFGRMISWDKEDDHMGRIVVKARVLNLDTIPKSLRWSEGDEFEGDGWSSSIEVLASELLGGGPADEDPLPPANEDPHPLPENAVPAEGLHVVDAINNEMDVQVAANWDNWDDNHQHVPNAELEDLLDAVQQEEMAWADGEELLPAPSNSSFSSGMSFSEGDNSHMFLPSVTVEAIPAIAQPDAVVMATGLQNIFQAYQSDDEEPPVLQEQNQEMAALHDQLLANPLQHVAPLAAQAAPDVSPPLEVASDQPALLEAALEPVMFSDLPMTTAGSSAQVLKDNAEHVITARGSLQPVENLEDLQSGLQGNWVNQINDHFNMAPSLLGLKSIQMAATANTELSVSEEGLLLWKQHFKEQALDNRSSFSTNIPVSWFNFIVHLLLSPDKFSWTVNMLKSGMWDLFTAVENMDQAFLFHIPDKCPTSHAPICQVMEEGVQDKGKENIGVAANLHDVESQALLRGARVNLGQRIWIGAHWELEPDRSDAGGRRTAGRLEEEDAAAAAAVAGVGAGAGRRRGGGGSGRRVGGRQGRPAGRRAAVAAPARRKGGGTAAGAGMRPERRRGRRRAWRENLRKRRSGKTPLVETEVSEGELEDMLAKKPKRMDEEVLDKSWILSNIYGPCDPQDKMEFIHWFLNIHMPDDVDWILMGDFNLMRAPSDRNRPGGDVNDMLMFNEAISNQGLVELPLHGRKFSWSNMQHDPLLVKLDWFFTSASWMTSFPNTIVLPLAKPISDHLPCVIKIGTSIPKARVFRFENYWLHHSDFKQVVASAWSIPVGNLDSVKSLNAKFKILRRALKLWAKSLSCLKSTIAKLNELLFMWDFFEEFRELDTHEWSCRALLKEQLLILLRNQQIYWKQRGKIKGVKFGDENTKKFHTKASINYRHNHIAILHNEDQMEISDHAGKAAILLDAFKKRMGTSQETTMHFDLVTLYGQRQHSNIFANLKLPFTAEEIEAVVHALPNDKSPGPDGFNNEFLKSCWDIIKEDGNSPLTANDFRPISLLNSCLKIVTKLLANRLQKEFEAIEDICITLRASDTLDCTDTWSYIWGTEQFSVAKAYQVLMGVKVVPQQYNWIWSSSCQPKHKVFFWRLLYDRLNTRNLLRRKSFQLGNYNCAVNNCPQEETLQHLFWTCPFAAQCWDLICPSRQANVSIMEAFLDLKQKLHVPFFMEIVILASWAIWISRNNMIFQAIQPSIQRWKAIFREELSLLRFRIKKSYAGAYCFWLDNLVL; this is encoded by the exons ATGGCCAACATCCCGATCGACCCACGCCCCTTTGTGCCACAAGGCTTCAACATTCAACAGGTTCCTGGGCGCAATGGTGTGGCTCGGGTGGTGCTTCCGCAGCGCCCTCGTCGTCATGAGGACTGGGCGATTGCGACCATCCACCCTCTCCCTGCAGATGCTCCGTTCCCCATTGTAAGAGATGTTCTTGAGGATTTTATTTTAGAGCATAGACAGCTGGGACTGCGAGATATCCAGCGGTGTCCGTTCGGTGAAGCATATGTTCGTCTCGCGCGGGTTAGGGATAGGGACAAGTTGGTCCTTGATAGCCCCCACGAGTTTGGAGATGTGTTCATTAGCTTTGCGAGGCATGATGAGGGAAGGAATCATAGGAGGGTTCATCTTAACAGAGTGGTGTGGTTGCTTCTGACGGGAGTCCCTTTTGATTTCCGCACCACTGAAGATCTTGCTTGTGCTGTTAGTAAGTTTGGCCGCATGATTTCCTGGGACAAGGAGGACGACCACATGGGTCGCATTGTGGTCAAGGCAAGAGTTCTGAACTTGGATACCATCCCAAAAAGTTTGCGTTGGTCTGAAGGGGATGAATTTGAGGGAGACGGCTGGTCTTCCTCCATCGAAGTGCTGGCCAGTGAGCTCCTTGGTGGAGGACCTGCAGATGAGGATCCTTTGCCTCCTGCTAATGAGGACCCGCACCCTTTACCCGAGAATGCTGTGCCTGCTGAGGGTTTGCATGTTGTGGACGCCATAAATAATGAGATGGATGTTCAGGTTGCTGCAAACTGGGATAATTGGGACGATAACCATCAACATGTTCCTAATGCTGAGTTGGAAGATCTGCTGGATGCTGTACAGCAGGAGGAAATGGCCTGGGCAGATGGTGAGGAGCTGCTTCCAGCTCCCAGCAATAGCAGTTTCTCTTCAGGCATGTCTTTTTCTGAAGGAGACAATTCTCATATGTTTTTACCTTCAGTTACTGTGGAAGCCATTCCTGCAATTGCCCAACCTGATGCTGTTGTGATGGCTACTGGACTGCAGAACATATTTCAAGCTTACCAGTCAGATGATGAGGAGCCTCCTGTATTGCAGGAGCAAAACCAGGAAATGGCTGCTTTGCATGATCAGCTTCTTGCAAATCCACTGCAACATGTTGCCCCTCTTGCAGCACAGGCTGCTCCTGATGTTTCTCCTCCTTTGGAGGTCGCTTCTGACCAACCTGCACTTCTGGAAGCAGCCTTGGAGCCTGTCATGTTTTCTGATCTTCCTATGACAACTGCTGGATCTTCAGCTCAAGTCTTGAAAGACAATGCTGAACATGTTATTACTGCTAGAGGAAGTCTACAGCCTGTGGAGAATTTAGAGGACCTCCAGTCAGGTCTCCAAGGTAACTGGGTTAATCAAATCAATGATCACTTTAACATGGCACCTTCCCTCCTTGGTCTGAAAAGTATTCAGATGGCTGCCACTGCTAACACTGAACTATCTGTTTCTGAAGAAGGCCTGTTACTGTGGAAGCAGCACTTCAAAGAGCAAGCATTGGACAACAGGAGCTCTTTCTCTACCAACATTCCTGTAAGTTGGTTTAATTTTATTGTCCACTTGCTCCTGTCCCCTGATAAGTTTTCCTGGACTGTCAATATGTTAAAATCTGGAATGTGGGATCTGTTCACTGCTGTGGAAAATATGGACCAAGCTTTTCTGTTCCATATACCTGACAAATGTCCTACCTCTCATGCACCAATCTGTCAGGTCATGGAGGAAGGTGTACAGGACAAGGGTAAAGAGAATATTGGGGTAGCTGCAAATCTGCATGATGTGGAGTCACAGGCCTTgctt AGGGGGGCTCGGGTCAACCTTGGTCaacggatctggatcggggcgcaCTGGGAGCTCGAGCCCGACCGGAGCGACGCCGGAGGAAGGAGAACGGCGGGCCGGctggaggaggaggacgcggcggcggcggccgcggtGGCGGGGGTCGGCGctggcgcggggaggcggcgaggcggcggcgggtcCGGCCGGCGGGTCGGCGGACGGCAGGGCAGGCCGGCGGGCCGGCGGGCGGCcgtggcggcgccggcgaggcgcaAGGGCGGCGGCACGGCGGCGGGGGCAGGCATGAGGCccgagcggcggcgcgggaggaggcgGGCCTGGAGG GAAAACTTAAGGAAGAGGAGAAGTGGAAAAACTCCACTTGTGGAAACAGAG GTTTCTGAGGGGGAACTGGAGGACATGCTGGCCAAGAAGCCCAAGAGAATGGATGAGGAGGTTTTGGACAAG TCTTGGATTCTTTCAAATATCTATGGCCCATGTGATCCTCAAGACAAAATGGAGTTTATTCACTGGTTTCTAAATATCCACATGCCTGATGATGTTGACTGGATATTAATGGGTGATTTCAACCTTATGAGGGCTCCATCAGATAGGAACAGACCTGGGGGAGATGTTAATGATATGCTTATGTTCAATGAGGCCATTAGTAACCAAGGTTTGGTTGAATTACCTTTGCATGGTAGAAAGTTCAGTTGGAGTAACATGCAGCATGATCCTCTGTTGGTCAAACTTGACTGGTTTTTCACTTCTGCCTCCTGGATGACTTCTTTCCCTAATACAATTGTACTACCACTTGCAAAACCTATATCTGATCACTTGCCCTGTGTAATTAAAATTGGCACTTCTATCCCAAAGGCAAGAGTATTCAGGTTTGAGAACTATTGGCTGCATCATTCTGATTTCAAACAAGTTGTTGCCTCTGCTTGGAGCATCCCAGTTGGAAACCTTGATTCTGTTAAGTCTTTGAATGCTAAGTTCAAGATTTTAAGAAGAGCTTTGAAGCTGTGGGCTAAATCTCTGTCCTGTCTGAAATCTACAATTGCAAAGTTAaatgaactactcttcatgtgggATTTCTTTGAGGAATTTAGAGAACTGGATACTCATGAATGGAGCTGCAGAGCTCTTCTTAAAGAACAACTGCTTATTTTACTGAGGAaccaacagatttattggaagcAGAGAGGGAAAATCAAGGGGGTGAAGTTTGGAGATGAAAACACAAAAAAATTTCACACAAAAGCTTCCATCAATTACAGGCATAACCATATTGCTATTCTTCACAATGAGGACCAAATGGAGATCTCAGATCATGCTGGTAAAGCTGCTATTCTCTTGGATGCTTTCAAGAAAAGAATGGGCACATCCCAAGAAACCACAATGCACTTTGATCTGGTTACTTTGTATGGGCAGAGACAGCATTCAAATATTTTTGCTAATCTGAAATTGCCTTTTACTGCTGAAGAAATTGAAGCTGTTGTCCATGCTCTCCCAAATGACAAGTCTCCTGGCCCTGATGGTTTTAACAATGAATTCCTCAAGTCTTGTTGGGACATTATTAAAGAAGAT GGTAACTCTCCATTGACTGCAAATGATTTTAGGCCTATCTCTTTACTGAACAGCTGTCTGAAAATTGTTACTAAGTTGCTGGCCAATAGACTGCAAAAG GAATTTGAGGCTATAGAGGACATCTGCATTACTTTAAGGGCCTCTGATACTTTGGATTGCACAGATACATGGAGCTACATCTGGGGAACTGAGCAATTCTCTGTGGCTAAGGCATACCAAGTGCTGATGGGAGTCAAAGTTGTGCCACAACAGTACAATTGGATCTGGAGCAGTTCTTGTCAGCCAaaacataaggtgttcttttggaGACTACTTTATGACAGGCTCAATACTAGAAATCTTCTGAGAAGGAAATCATTTCAGCTGGGCAACTATAACTGTGCTGTCAACAATTGCCCACAGGAAGAGACTCTCCAGCACCTTTTCTGGACTTGCCCTTTTGCTGCACAGTGTTGGGATCTGATCTGCCCTTCAAGACAGGCAAATGTGTCAATCATGGAAGCTTTTCTTGACCTCAAGCAGAAACTTCATGTTCCTTTCTTCATGGAGATAGTCATCCTTGCCTCTTGGGCTATTTGGATCTCCAGGAACAACATGATTTTCCAAGCAATTCAACCCAGCATTCAAAGGTGGAAAGCCATCTTTAGGGAGGAGCTCTCTCTTCTCAGATTCAGAATTAAAAAGAGCTATGCTGGAGCATACTGTTTTTGGCTGGATAATCTTGTGCTGTAA